A part of Streptomyces sp. NBC_01235 genomic DNA contains:
- a CDS encoding serine/threonine-protein kinase, with protein MTSGDGDHQAATRSERGPEPLIAGRYLLHEVLGRGGMGTVWRAHDQLLDRPVAAKELHILTHGDEEHRIRVRRAIREARAVARVPHPHVVGVHDLVESEDRLWIVMELVEGPSLAHRIAETGPLTPQHTAVLGLQLLDALEAVHAAGTLHRDVKPANVLLRRDGSAVLTDFGIAALDDGEFLTTTGELVGSLDFMAPERVMGSEVGPASDLWSLGVTLATVCGGQPPFRRPARPATLHAVAYEEPLLSERLGPLRPVVEALLRKSPDERPSAASARSALRRVAAGEADAGPLPSATVRVFAPSYPSADADTVTSGQERLVPAGTSGPTALHTTSLGPAPGQSSRPRGRKRLWWALAGTAALAAGVAGGLFVAGVLPLKKDPKTTTTTQVVQSTTGWQGVTGVSVRRGDRVTVRFTSGAWTVDYRNKPMTGPAGYDANTDKSLDGAKSCKIKPTAPFGTLLARLSGERNLPVHTVGRKLTFRAAGKGTLQLAINDAEACVQDNSGALAVQVSVTHQP; from the coding sequence GTGACATCCGGAGATGGCGATCACCAGGCGGCGACACGTTCGGAACGCGGCCCGGAACCACTGATCGCCGGTCGGTATCTGCTCCACGAGGTCCTCGGCAGAGGCGGCATGGGCACGGTGTGGCGCGCCCACGACCAACTGTTGGACCGCCCGGTCGCGGCCAAGGAACTGCACATCCTCACGCACGGCGACGAGGAGCACCGCATACGGGTGCGTCGCGCGATCCGTGAGGCGCGCGCGGTCGCCCGGGTGCCGCACCCTCACGTGGTCGGCGTCCACGACCTGGTCGAGTCCGAGGACCGGCTGTGGATCGTCATGGAACTCGTCGAGGGGCCCTCGCTGGCCCACCGAATCGCCGAGACCGGACCGCTCACACCACAGCACACGGCCGTCCTCGGTCTGCAACTGCTCGACGCGCTGGAAGCCGTGCACGCGGCCGGCACTCTGCACCGTGACGTCAAACCCGCCAACGTGCTGCTGCGCCGCGACGGCAGCGCCGTCCTCACCGACTTCGGCATCGCGGCCCTGGACGACGGCGAGTTCCTCACGACCACCGGCGAACTGGTCGGCTCCCTCGACTTCATGGCGCCCGAGCGGGTGATGGGATCGGAGGTCGGCCCGGCCTCCGACCTGTGGTCGCTGGGCGTGACCCTCGCCACGGTCTGCGGCGGGCAGCCCCCGTTCCGCAGGCCGGCACGGCCCGCGACGCTGCACGCGGTGGCGTATGAGGAACCGCTTCTGTCGGAGCGACTCGGCCCGCTGCGCCCGGTCGTCGAGGCGCTGCTGCGCAAGTCCCCCGACGAGCGCCCTTCGGCGGCCAGTGCGCGTTCCGCGCTGCGGCGCGTCGCGGCGGGTGAGGCGGACGCCGGACCACTGCCGTCGGCGACTGTGCGCGTGTTCGCGCCCTCCTACCCGTCGGCCGACGCGGACACGGTGACCAGTGGCCAGGAACGGCTCGTCCCGGCCGGGACGAGCGGGCCGACGGCCCTGCACACCACCTCACTCGGGCCCGCGCCCGGGCAGTCGTCCCGCCCGAGGGGGCGGAAGCGGCTGTGGTGGGCACTCGCCGGTACAGCGGCCCTGGCGGCGGGCGTGGCCGGCGGTCTTTTCGTCGCCGGGGTACTGCCGCTCAAGAAGGACCCGAAGACGACGACCACCACTCAGGTCGTCCAGTCCACGACCGGGTGGCAAGGGGTGACCGGGGTGTCCGTGCGGCGGGGAGACCGGGTCACCGTGCGGTTCACCTCGGGAGCGTGGACGGTTGACTACCGGAACAAACCCATGACCGGCCCGGCCGGTTACGACGCGAACACCGACAAGTCGCTGGACGGCGCGAAGAGTTGCAAGATCAAGCCCACGGCGCCGTTCGGCACCCTGCTCGCGCGTCTCTCCGGTGAGCGGAATCTCCCTGTCCACACCGTCGGGCGGAAGCTGACCTTCCGCGCCGCCGGCAAAGGCACCCTGCAACTGGCGATCAACGACGCCGAGGCCTGCGTGCAGGACAACAGCGGCGCACTGGCCGTGCAGGTGAGCGTCACGCACCAACCATGA
- a CDS encoding NAD(P)/FAD-dependent oxidoreductase — protein MTRAPVVGAGPVVVVGGGVVGLCTAYYLAAAGIPVEIVERRGLGSGASRGNAGWVCLSHSTPVPAPGVVRYALRSLGRPDSPLYLRPLPDPAFVRWLWRFWRSSTPAAFRSGYAAIAELNRDTFGLFDGLREAGVDTTLTRPGMVHAFLSEAEASHHLAIQREMADGHYPMPVDVTTGPEAHLLDEALSPRVRAAYLVEGEGVVDPEAFARALGEALAAQGVKVHENAEATGFRSGGGGVAALRTTQGEIPCGAVVIAAGMRSPGLLRSLGQSLPLQAGKGYSFSVDLDPAPRHTLYFGERRAVASPIGGTTRIGGTMELSGNNNRLDWRRVVAVALASRHYLGRWFDDPDDLVGLIRDPWVGGRPFLPDGLPVIDRVPGHDNVFAATGHGMLGVTLGPVTGHRLAEYVRTGDRPEALAPFRFERLRRQVRS, from the coding sequence ATGACCCGTGCTCCCGTGGTCGGCGCGGGACCCGTCGTGGTCGTCGGCGGCGGAGTCGTGGGGCTCTGTACGGCGTACTACCTGGCGGCGGCCGGTATTCCGGTGGAGATCGTCGAACGGCGCGGCCTCGGCTCCGGGGCGTCCCGGGGCAACGCCGGCTGGGTCTGCCTCAGTCATTCAACACCCGTACCGGCCCCGGGAGTTGTGAGATACGCCCTGCGCTCGCTGGGCCGCCCGGACTCGCCGCTCTATCTCCGGCCCCTTCCGGATCCCGCGTTCGTACGATGGCTGTGGCGGTTCTGGCGCAGCAGCACTCCGGCCGCCTTCCGGAGCGGGTACGCGGCCATCGCCGAACTGAACCGCGACACCTTCGGCCTCTTCGACGGTCTGCGCGAAGCCGGGGTCGACACGACGCTGACCCGGCCCGGCATGGTGCACGCCTTCCTGTCGGAAGCCGAGGCCAGTCACCACCTCGCGATCCAGCGGGAGATGGCGGACGGCCACTACCCGATGCCCGTCGACGTCACCACGGGACCCGAGGCGCATCTGCTGGACGAGGCGCTGTCGCCCCGGGTACGTGCGGCGTACCTCGTCGAGGGAGAAGGCGTCGTCGACCCGGAGGCGTTCGCCCGGGCGCTCGGAGAGGCACTCGCCGCCCAGGGGGTGAAGGTCCACGAGAACGCCGAGGCCACCGGGTTCCGGTCCGGGGGCGGCGGGGTCGCCGCGCTGCGTACGACGCAGGGTGAGATTCCCTGCGGGGCCGTCGTCATCGCCGCCGGAATGCGCTCCCCGGGGCTGCTGCGCTCCCTGGGCCAGTCGCTGCCGCTCCAGGCGGGCAAGGGCTACAGCTTCTCCGTGGACCTGGATCCGGCGCCCCGGCACACGCTGTACTTCGGCGAGCGCAGGGCCGTCGCCTCACCGATCGGCGGCACCACGCGGATCGGCGGCACGATGGAGCTGAGCGGCAACAACAACCGCCTCGACTGGCGCCGTGTCGTCGCCGTCGCCCTCGCCAGCCGGCACTATCTGGGCCGCTGGTTCGACGATCCGGACGATCTGGTCGGCCTGATCCGGGACCCCTGGGTGGGCGGGCGGCCGTTCCTCCCCGACGGACTCCCGGTGATCGACCGTGTCCCGGGACACGACAACGTCTTCGCGGCCACCGGCCACGGCATGCTGGGCGTCACGCTGGGCCCGGTCACCGGGCACAGACTCGCCGAGTACGTCCGCACCGGCGACCGGCCCGAGGCCCTGGCGCCCTTCCGCTTCGAACGGCTCCGGCGTCAGGTGCGGTCGTAG
- a CDS encoding CHAT domain-containing protein yields the protein MPDSDEFGENEAVTRLYGDPFDSGFALAERHQLAADPTAACAVYEELLTLAESIEDSPDVRFLRAHLLSDLASVRLTATDLPGAEDAVGRSRELLDGIASVPMGPKGRQLWLEILLKTLIAGADLLRRTGRLDEAMACLDEAAVTLPEFDDPEGLRSAELGLNRVHLLMERGEWGAAEEQASALLSALPATVVETVPRLLTALGVICASTGRYDPAEDYFARAEDAFRALGDTGEQQTLLAHRAYVAMDRGDLDRAERLLAEASAFFERQRRFGDLAVCEQARGFLAGRRGDITGAGDLTAASLARFERLGASIAAADTMLLSAQHAYDRGDITEMKRLAQEARDVYQEREVYERCAQVDLMLARTLEDNLNRTDHGDHERQSVDTALSLALPAALALEAARYDFVTAHARSQWLQLADDAMRLVFRLAVRRQDQGLLFELVEHRSAGASLAVDRTPRSPGAAQDGGSVFPSPAMKAYGHVDGPTALGGVAAEAAVSAGLRVAPPPKVRMSPESGRVALQEPIAAAEFRYHRRIVDERETPFWNTEDLTSRPVVQVRLADAGDLFMTWTWAGGARGFGSGRGPGDEVDAAVRALAAALPGAGGGAEGMGRAFGSGAMADRRREHRLARMVAEALWPEGLTAQIRQVAARAGRPLVRIQPSPRVAQVPWELLAVDEDVRLIDLADVVTTAPASLRRQLPAARPTPDTDDNANTDADTVVLVLDPRVPGFRADSPLGSVLGPPGSDPELLSFVRSRLDAGAVVPSVAAPAQAFRRTDLDREWLSGVLRKGARRLLYVGHVSGAPVEGGQSEDGTLHLCCGPGTAGLAEPVRTHRPLSAKDLLLGTLPLRADGEPGARIWPAPPRVALIGCESGGDLRFAESFGLATAMIHNGAELVTATRWALPTSFAFHRLAGLPEAVRPLSEAIIAVDTAHEHRDPVHRLGRWQREQLDRWRAGGRIEHSPLLWAAMTCIVV from the coding sequence ATGCCGGACAGCGACGAGTTCGGGGAGAACGAAGCGGTGACGCGGCTGTACGGGGACCCGTTCGACAGCGGCTTCGCCCTGGCCGAGCGGCATCAGCTGGCGGCTGATCCCACGGCCGCGTGCGCTGTCTACGAGGAGTTGCTCACCCTGGCCGAGTCCATCGAGGACTCGCCCGACGTGCGGTTCCTGCGGGCGCACCTGCTGTCCGACCTCGCGAGCGTCCGGCTCACCGCCACGGACCTGCCGGGGGCCGAGGACGCCGTCGGACGGTCCCGGGAACTGCTCGACGGCATCGCATCGGTGCCGATGGGGCCGAAGGGCCGTCAACTGTGGCTGGAAATCCTGCTGAAGACGCTGATCGCCGGAGCCGACCTGCTGCGCAGGACCGGGCGTCTGGACGAGGCCATGGCCTGCCTCGACGAGGCGGCGGTCACACTGCCCGAGTTCGACGATCCCGAGGGACTGCGCTCGGCCGAACTCGGCCTGAACCGGGTGCATCTGCTGATGGAGCGGGGCGAGTGGGGAGCGGCCGAGGAGCAGGCCTCGGCGCTGTTGTCCGCACTGCCCGCGACGGTGGTGGAGACCGTGCCGCGGCTGCTGACCGCCCTCGGCGTGATCTGCGCCTCGACCGGGCGGTACGACCCGGCCGAGGACTACTTCGCCCGTGCGGAGGACGCCTTCCGGGCATTGGGGGACACCGGCGAGCAGCAGACTCTGCTCGCGCACCGGGCGTACGTCGCGATGGACCGGGGTGACCTCGACCGCGCGGAGCGGCTGCTCGCCGAGGCGTCCGCCTTCTTCGAGCGGCAGCGGCGGTTCGGTGATCTCGCGGTCTGCGAACAGGCCCGTGGCTTTCTCGCCGGGCGGCGCGGTGACATCACCGGCGCGGGCGACCTGACGGCGGCGAGCCTGGCCCGGTTCGAACGGCTCGGTGCCTCGATCGCCGCCGCCGACACCATGCTGCTGAGCGCCCAACACGCCTACGACCGGGGCGACATCACCGAGATGAAGCGGCTGGCCCAGGAAGCCCGCGATGTGTACCAGGAGCGGGAGGTGTACGAGCGGTGCGCGCAGGTCGACCTCATGCTCGCGAGAACCCTTGAGGACAACCTGAACCGGACGGACCACGGCGACCACGAGAGGCAGTCCGTCGACACGGCGCTCTCGCTCGCCCTGCCCGCCGCACTGGCCCTGGAGGCGGCGCGCTACGACTTCGTCACCGCCCATGCGCGCAGTCAGTGGCTGCAACTTGCTGACGACGCCATGCGGTTGGTCTTCCGGCTCGCCGTGCGCCGACAGGACCAGGGGCTGCTCTTCGAACTGGTGGAACACCGCAGTGCGGGCGCCTCCCTGGCAGTGGACCGTACGCCGCGGTCGCCGGGGGCCGCCCAGGACGGCGGGTCGGTCTTCCCGAGCCCGGCCATGAAGGCGTACGGACACGTCGACGGCCCGACGGCGCTCGGGGGTGTCGCGGCGGAGGCCGCCGTCTCCGCGGGCCTGCGCGTCGCGCCACCTCCGAAGGTGCGCATGTCGCCGGAATCCGGCCGCGTCGCGCTCCAGGAACCCATCGCGGCGGCCGAGTTCCGCTATCACCGACGGATCGTGGACGAGCGGGAGACGCCGTTCTGGAACACCGAGGACCTGACGAGCCGCCCGGTGGTCCAGGTCCGACTGGCCGACGCCGGCGACCTGTTCATGACCTGGACGTGGGCCGGCGGGGCCCGCGGGTTCGGCTCCGGCCGCGGGCCCGGTGACGAGGTCGACGCGGCGGTGCGTGCGCTGGCCGCCGCGCTGCCCGGGGCGGGCGGAGGAGCGGAGGGAATGGGGCGCGCGTTCGGCTCGGGAGCGATGGCCGACCGGCGGAGGGAGCACCGGCTCGCGCGGATGGTGGCCGAGGCGCTGTGGCCGGAGGGGCTGACGGCACAGATACGCCAGGTGGCGGCGCGCGCGGGCCGACCGCTGGTGCGGATCCAGCCGTCTCCCCGGGTCGCCCAGGTCCCCTGGGAACTGCTCGCCGTCGACGAAGACGTCCGGCTCATCGACCTGGCGGACGTCGTGACCACCGCGCCGGCGTCATTGCGGAGGCAGCTTCCCGCCGCGCGTCCGACGCCGGACACCGACGACAACGCCAACACCGACGCCGACACGGTCGTTCTCGTCCTCGACCCCCGGGTCCCCGGTTTCCGGGCGGACTCTCCGCTCGGCTCGGTCCTGGGACCGCCCGGCTCGGACCCTGAGCTGCTGTCGTTCGTCCGCAGCCGTCTGGACGCGGGTGCCGTCGTACCGTCCGTCGCCGCCCCGGCGCAGGCGTTCCGCCGCACCGACCTGGACCGGGAATGGCTGAGCGGCGTGCTCCGCAAGGGGGCACGCAGACTCCTGTACGTCGGGCACGTCAGCGGCGCGCCGGTCGAGGGCGGGCAGAGCGAGGACGGCACGCTCCATCTGTGCTGCGGTCCGGGGACCGCCGGCCTGGCCGAGCCGGTCCGCACCCATCGGCCGCTGTCGGCCAAGGACCTTCTGCTGGGCACGCTTCCCCTGCGCGCCGACGGAGAGCCGGGCGCGCGGATCTGGCCCGCGCCGCCGCGTGTCGCCCTCATCGGCTGCGAGAGCGGCGGCGATCTCCGGTTCGCCGAGTCGTTCGGCCTGGCGACAGCGATGATCCACAACGGTGCCGAGCTGGTCACCGCCACCCGCTGGGCGCTGCCGACCAGCTTCGCGTTCCACCGGCTGGCCGGCCTGCCCGAGGCCGTACGCCCGCTGTCCGAGGCGATCATCGCCGTCGACACCGCCCACGAGCACCGCGACCCCGTGCACCGGCTCGGCCGCTGGCAGCGCGAGCAACTCGACCGGTGGCGCGCCGGTGGCCGGATCGAGCACTCGCCCCTGCTGTGGGCGGCCATGACCTGCATCGTCGTATGA
- a CDS encoding amino acid ABC transporter permease encodes MNDMASGLFQVPWSDYRPDLLDALGRTVSYTVVSFAGAVVLGLAVALLRLSRAWPARAVAAVYTEVFKNVPLLAIIFLTYFGLASAGIRLDVFTAGCLSLVVFYAAYLSEIFRSAISGVHAGQTEAGEALGLGKVGIFGHVILPQALRQALPGTNTMLVDLLKSTSLLVTVSAAELMSEGRLITSATFRALEVYLVISAVYFALCYPLSQLLLLLERKVRAGVPLSPWRRRRVRAARALLAGDTGVDVRVKETA; translated from the coding sequence ATGAACGACATGGCGTCCGGTCTCTTCCAAGTCCCCTGGTCCGACTACCGGCCCGACCTGCTCGACGCGCTCGGGCGCACCGTCTCGTACACGGTGGTGAGCTTCGCCGGCGCGGTGGTCCTCGGCCTGGCCGTGGCGTTGCTCAGGCTGAGCAGGGCATGGCCGGCGCGCGCCGTCGCGGCCGTCTACACCGAGGTGTTCAAGAACGTCCCGCTGCTGGCCATCATCTTCCTGACGTACTTCGGCCTGGCCTCGGCCGGGATCCGGCTGGACGTGTTCACGGCCGGTTGCCTCAGCCTCGTCGTCTTCTACGCCGCCTACCTGTCCGAGATCTTCCGCTCCGCGATCAGCGGGGTGCACGCGGGACAGACCGAGGCGGGAGAGGCGCTGGGCCTCGGCAAGGTGGGCATCTTCGGCCACGTCATCCTGCCGCAGGCACTCCGGCAGGCGCTGCCCGGCACCAACACGATGCTGGTCGACCTGCTGAAATCCACCTCGCTGCTGGTCACCGTCTCAGCCGCCGAGCTCATGTCGGAGGGGCGGCTCATCACCTCGGCCACCTTCCGGGCGCTGGAGGTGTACCTGGTCATCTCGGCCGTCTACTTCGCCCTGTGCTACCCGCTCTCCCAGCTCCTTCTGCTGCTGGAGCGGAAGGTGCGGGCGGGTGTGCCCCTGTCTCCGTGGCGACGACGCCGGGTGCGGGCCGCACGCGCACTGCTCGCCGGGGACACCGGCGTGGACGTCCGAGTGAAGGAGACGGCATGA
- a CDS encoding substrate-binding periplasmic protein gives MTRVRSLLSALSAVLLISTVAACGSGGDDAPKNVSAKTAALGTLTPGVIKVAVQPYAPYTSVKGDKIVGLDGDILNYAAKQLGLQVEPEVTDFAGMLAGVQSRRVDITIGGVAWSADRQKQGLFTDPPYYSPPAMAVRSGKTYRTVDDLKGLDLGTVEGYVWVKSIQSVPGAELHAYPDANGVFDDLGAGRVDVGFLDPLLIIAAQKERPELKIKTEYLTPPTAAQVKAKPAYAYFQPYQTGFYLPKKATKLEQAISAQIDAMYANGEMAKLVKKYGGDPEQFLEPAADVATARRGVDRPENWTAPSVAASQ, from the coding sequence ATGACCCGTGTGCGTTCGCTTCTCTCCGCCTTGTCGGCGGTTCTCCTGATATCGACAGTCGCCGCCTGCGGTTCGGGCGGCGACGACGCTCCGAAGAACGTGTCCGCGAAGACCGCCGCGCTGGGCACGCTCACGCCCGGCGTGATCAAGGTGGCCGTCCAGCCGTACGCCCCCTACACCAGCGTCAAGGGTGACAAGATCGTCGGCCTGGACGGAGACATCCTCAACTACGCGGCCAAGCAGCTGGGCCTCCAGGTCGAGCCCGAGGTGACCGATTTCGCCGGGATGCTCGCCGGGGTGCAGTCCCGCCGGGTGGACATCACCATCGGCGGCGTTGCCTGGTCCGCCGACCGGCAGAAGCAGGGGCTGTTCACGGATCCCCCCTACTACTCGCCGCCGGCGATGGCCGTCCGGTCCGGGAAGACGTACCGGACGGTCGACGATCTCAAGGGGCTGGACCTCGGGACGGTCGAAGGCTACGTCTGGGTCAAGTCCATCCAGTCCGTGCCCGGCGCCGAGCTGCACGCCTACCCCGACGCCAACGGCGTGTTCGACGACCTCGGCGCCGGCCGGGTCGACGTCGGGTTCCTCGACCCGCTCCTCATCATCGCGGCGCAGAAGGAACGGCCCGAACTGAAGATCAAGACGGAGTATCTGACGCCGCCGACCGCCGCACAGGTCAAGGCGAAGCCCGCCTACGCATACTTCCAGCCGTACCAGACCGGCTTCTACCTGCCCAAGAAGGCCACCAAGCTGGAGCAGGCCATCTCCGCGCAGATCGACGCCATGTACGCGAACGGCGAGATGGCGAAGCTCGTCAAGAAGTACGGCGGTGACCCCGAGCAGTTCCTCGAGCCCGCCGCCGATGTCGCCACCGCGCGCCGGGGCGTGGACCGGCCCGAGAACTGGACTGCGCCGTCCGTCGCGGCATCGCAGTGA
- a CDS encoding amino acid ABC transporter ATP-binding protein: protein MTEPVTTAKAPAGTGGQTPAEAVVRIEGLSKAFDGRLVLDDVHLEVDRGRIVSVIGQSGGGKTTLMRCVNLLERPDRGTVEVAGEVVHSGGRLVCRDLPRLRRTVGMVFQRFNLFPHLTAVENVVLAQRKAGVPEQEALERAVTLLRRVGVAHRGLAQPDQLSGGEQQRVAIARALALKPEVLLFDEPTSSLDPEATREVLSVMRELAADGMTMLLVTHELPFAREVSDHVVFVDGGRIVEEGRPEDVLDHPAQARTREFLASYGSAS, encoded by the coding sequence ATGACCGAGCCCGTCACCACAGCGAAAGCCCCGGCCGGGACGGGCGGGCAGACGCCCGCCGAAGCCGTCGTACGGATCGAAGGCCTCAGCAAGGCCTTCGACGGGCGCCTGGTGCTCGACGACGTACACCTCGAGGTCGACCGCGGCCGCATCGTGAGCGTCATCGGGCAGAGCGGCGGCGGGAAGACGACCCTGATGCGCTGCGTCAACCTGCTGGAACGCCCGGACCGGGGCACGGTCGAGGTCGCCGGAGAGGTGGTGCACAGCGGCGGCCGACTGGTCTGCCGCGACCTGCCCCGGCTGCGCCGCACCGTGGGCATGGTCTTCCAGCGCTTCAACCTGTTCCCGCATCTCACGGCCGTGGAGAACGTCGTGCTGGCCCAACGCAAGGCGGGCGTGCCCGAGCAGGAGGCGCTGGAGCGGGCCGTCACACTGCTGCGCCGGGTCGGGGTGGCCCACCGCGGCCTCGCGCAGCCCGACCAGCTCTCCGGCGGCGAGCAGCAGCGGGTCGCCATCGCACGGGCTCTCGCCCTGAAGCCCGAGGTGCTGCTCTTCGACGAACCCACGTCCTCCCTCGATCCGGAGGCCACCCGCGAGGTACTGAGCGTGATGCGGGAACTCGCCGCGGACGGAATGACGATGCTGCTGGTCACCCACGAACTGCCCTTCGCCCGCGAGGTGTCCGACCACGTCGTCTTCGTCGACGGCGGACGCATCGTGGAGGAGGGGAGGCCCGAGGACGTCCTCGACCATCCCGCGCAGGCCCGGACCCGGGAGTTCCTCGCCTCGTACGGATCCGCGTCATGA
- a CDS encoding DUF3592 domain-containing protein — protein MSVYDLLELWWVVPVGVVLLGYGLSLAGLTRAQRAVWLTARIVEVGLPEHGTSERPGIPVTVAFQDPATGQEFVLPNDGRHGDAVKEAWVGREVDVRYPPGKPHRYRIVLLNPDEKNGRVVPDCTVALLLLGLAIHATVVGGWPWALLGFGSLLTAVAALSPDIRTARTRDALLASAAAVPARVVAVTKDVYTDAEGGEIVNHAPVVTFTTREGVHVTVLSRDGIPKPGLSLGRDLTIHYAPCDLTVHTLDLAADRRANAQAVGTVIILLVIGVAAVVTGALRL, from the coding sequence ATGAGCGTGTACGACCTGCTGGAGCTGTGGTGGGTGGTGCCCGTGGGGGTGGTACTGCTCGGCTACGGGCTCTCGCTGGCCGGGCTGACCCGGGCCCAGCGAGCGGTCTGGCTGACAGCACGGATCGTGGAGGTGGGGCTGCCGGAGCACGGCACCTCCGAGAGGCCGGGCATACCGGTGACGGTCGCGTTCCAGGACCCGGCCACCGGGCAGGAGTTCGTCCTGCCGAACGACGGCAGGCACGGCGACGCGGTCAAGGAAGCCTGGGTGGGCCGAGAGGTCGACGTCCGCTACCCGCCCGGGAAGCCGCACCGGTACCGCATCGTGCTCCTCAACCCGGACGAGAAGAACGGCCGGGTCGTCCCGGACTGCACCGTCGCGCTGCTCCTCCTCGGGCTGGCGATCCACGCGACCGTCGTCGGCGGCTGGCCATGGGCGCTGCTCGGCTTCGGTTCCCTGCTCACCGCCGTGGCCGCGCTCAGCCCCGACATCCGCACGGCCCGTACCCGCGACGCCCTGCTGGCCTCGGCGGCAGCCGTCCCGGCGCGTGTCGTGGCTGTCACCAAGGACGTCTACACCGACGCGGAGGGCGGCGAGATCGTCAACCACGCCCCCGTCGTCACCTTCACCACCCGCGAGGGCGTCCACGTCACCGTCCTCTCCCGCGACGGCATCCCCAAGCCGGGTCTGTCCCTCGGCCGCGACCTCACCATCCACTACGCCCCCTGCGACCTCACCGTCCACACGCTCGACCTCGCGGCCGACCGCCGTGCCAACGCGCAGGCCGTCGGCACGGTGATCATCCTTCTGGTCATCGGCGTGGCGGCGGTGGTGACCGGCGCGCTCAGGCTGTGA
- a CDS encoding CdaR family transcriptional regulator encodes MLSPSLAQEIAGDTSAVIGFNVLITDAEGTVIGSGDSSRVGTFHEASVEVIRTKEPATHSASQAHLLRGVRPGVTLPLVTDGQAVGTVGITGTPAQVRRFGLLVKRQTEILLRESVMLRSRLLGERAAEKLLADIASYDPHVVESDSLEFRAAELGFDLRLRRVAVAFEVSVPPGPGTGARRPAAPPARDMALVRSELLRTVREVFADPQDIVAGTAPGWIGVLHRLPARSPVTSLADDCRRLIDVIAAQDGLRARAGIGEPASSVGGLHDSYQDACDALRLGARLAGDAPVARQAEDTPVRLIADLRVHQVLAAVGQPARNRLLARTAADLRAQPDWPVLRDTITAWCESGFNLVRASADLHIHRNTVVYRMNKIEQITGRPLRDHRSAMALYLACLADRLGNGVGPAH; translated from the coding sequence ATGCTGAGTCCGTCACTCGCTCAGGAGATCGCCGGGGACACCTCCGCGGTCATCGGCTTCAACGTGCTGATCACCGACGCGGAAGGCACGGTCATCGGCAGCGGCGACAGCAGCCGGGTCGGGACGTTCCACGAGGCGTCAGTCGAGGTGATACGGACCAAGGAACCCGCCACACACAGCGCGTCGCAGGCTCACCTGCTCCGGGGGGTGCGCCCTGGGGTCACCCTGCCGCTGGTCACGGACGGGCAGGCGGTCGGCACGGTCGGCATCACCGGAACTCCCGCCCAGGTGCGCCGCTTCGGGCTGCTGGTGAAGCGCCAGACGGAAATCCTGCTGAGGGAGTCCGTGATGCTGCGCTCCCGCCTGCTCGGCGAGCGGGCGGCCGAGAAACTGCTCGCCGACATCGCCTCGTACGATCCCCACGTCGTCGAGAGCGATTCCCTCGAGTTCCGGGCGGCCGAACTGGGCTTCGACCTACGACTGCGAAGGGTCGCGGTGGCGTTCGAGGTGAGCGTGCCGCCCGGGCCCGGTACGGGCGCCCGCCGCCCCGCCGCCCCGCCCGCCCGCGACATGGCGCTGGTCCGCTCGGAACTGCTCCGCACGGTCCGCGAAGTCTTCGCCGACCCCCAGGACATCGTCGCCGGTACCGCACCGGGCTGGATCGGCGTGCTGCACCGGCTCCCGGCCCGGAGCCCGGTGACCTCCCTGGCCGACGACTGCCGGCGCCTCATCGACGTCATCGCCGCCCAGGACGGCCTGCGTGCCCGCGCGGGAATCGGCGAACCGGCGTCGTCCGTCGGCGGCCTGCACGATTCCTACCAGGACGCGTGCGACGCGCTCCGACTGGGCGCGCGTCTGGCGGGCGACGCTCCCGTCGCCCGCCAGGCCGAGGACACCCCCGTCCGCCTGATCGCGGACCTGCGCGTCCATCAGGTCCTGGCCGCAGTCGGTCAACCCGCCCGCAACCGGCTGCTGGCACGCACCGCGGCGGACCTGCGCGCCCAGCCGGACTGGCCGGTGCTCCGCGACACGATCACCGCCTGGTGCGAGAGCGGGTTCAACCTCGTACGGGCGTCCGCCGACCTGCACATCCACCGCAACACCGTCGTCTACCGGATGAACAAGATCGAGCAGATCACCGGCCGTCCGCTGCGCGACCACCGCTCCGCCATGGCCCTGTACCTCGCCTGCCTGGCAGACCGACTGGGCAACGGCGTCGGCCCTGCGCACTGA